Proteins encoded together in one Anoxybacillus flavithermus window:
- a CDS encoding tetratricopeptide repeat protein: MKKHLQKRVGKVIPFIQDGTYFFNKGVTYYRRRDLRKAKAYLQRAAQLEPEQSTFACQLAIVLSELGEYAQSNEWLLRIIERDDDLAECFYFLANNYAHLGLFGEATKYAEQYMEREPDGEFAEYTLDLLDILTIEQDDEWLNYDDMLMKQEQARTLLEKGEFQEAIVLFEEMIKEHPEHWVAYNNLALAYFYQGNVGKAKQTIEYILKQNPGNLHALCNDAVFSYYLQEQERLFLLIQSLQRVYPISFEHRYKLGVTFAIVGRYDLAFQWLRQLQRRGFEGDAPFYYWYAYAAYHMGYRMLAESMWKKFIALHPDKKGSEPWRYREQTIEHIQSLFAKQDIASSLYALYLIGKSFIASDCPFPKQSWSHPFLQEWSDYVYGYEHEPSAHVVDAHRIVTLLIQHNGFGYEPLYIAWFSFFIEAIKEIDSFSNHEGWAAAFEYMFRKRRGERVTQRMLAERYGVSVATIGKYVKVMKQKWHG; this comes from the coding sequence ATGAAAAAACATTTGCAAAAACGTGTCGGGAAAGTCATTCCGTTTATTCAAGACGGTACGTACTTTTTTAATAAAGGTGTCACATATTATCGTCGTCGCGATTTACGTAAAGCGAAAGCATATTTGCAACGGGCGGCGCAACTTGAGCCAGAACAAAGCACATTTGCGTGCCAATTGGCGATTGTATTGTCAGAATTGGGGGAATATGCGCAATCGAACGAATGGTTATTACGCATCATTGAACGAGACGACGATTTAGCGGAATGTTTTTACTTTTTAGCGAACAACTATGCTCATTTAGGGTTGTTTGGTGAGGCGACGAAATATGCGGAGCAATATATGGAACGCGAACCGGATGGAGAGTTTGCGGAGTATACGCTCGATTTATTAGATATTTTAACGATTGAACAAGATGACGAGTGGCTGAATTATGATGATATGTTAATGAAGCAAGAACAGGCTCGTACGTTGCTCGAAAAAGGCGAGTTTCAAGAAGCGATTGTTTTGTTTGAAGAAATGATTAAAGAGCATCCAGAACATTGGGTGGCTTACAACAACTTAGCGCTCGCTTATTTTTATCAAGGGAATGTCGGGAAAGCGAAACAAACGATCGAATACATTTTAAAGCAAAATCCAGGTAATTTGCATGCTCTTTGCAATGATGCGGTGTTTTCGTATTATTTGCAAGAACAAGAGCGACTATTTTTACTTATTCAGTCGTTGCAACGCGTATATCCGATTTCATTTGAGCATCGCTATAAGCTTGGGGTGACGTTTGCAATTGTCGGACGCTATGATTTAGCGTTTCAATGGTTGCGACAGTTACAACGCCGCGGTTTTGAAGGGGATGCACCGTTTTATTATTGGTACGCATATGCTGCATATCATATGGGATATCGCATGCTAGCGGAGTCGATGTGGAAAAAGTTCATTGCGCTTCACCCAGATAAAAAAGGAAGCGAGCCGTGGCGTTATCGTGAACAGACGATTGAGCACATTCAGTCATTATTTGCAAAACAAGATATTGCTTCTTCATTGTATGCGTTATATTTAATAGGCAAATCGTTTATAGCAAGCGATTGTCCGTTTCCAAAACAATCATGGTCTCATCCGTTTTTGCAGGAATGGAGCGACTACGTGTACGGATATGAACATGAACCATCCGCGCATGTTGTCGATGCGCATCGCATCGTGACGTTGCTTATTCAACATAACGGGTTTGGATACGAGCCTTTATATATTGCTTGGTTTTCTTTTTTTATCGAGGCAATAAAAGAAATCGATTCGTTTTCTAATCACGAAGGATGGGCAGCGGCGTTTGAATATATGTTTCGTAAACGTCGTGGTGAGCGTGTGACACAGCGAATGCTTGCAGAACGTTATGGGGTGTCAGTAGCAACGATCGGAAAGTATGTGAAAGTTATGAAACAGAAGTGGCACGGATGA
- the hisIE gene encoding bifunctional phosphoribosyl-AMP cyclohydrolase/phosphoribosyl-ATP diphosphatase HisIE: MNIQFNEQGLVPAIVQDAHSKEVLTLAYMNEQSLQKTLETKETWFYSRSRQQLWHKGETSGNVQKVVDVRYDCDADALLILVEPKGPACHTGEYSCFHHRLNDEKPVATPNRFAILNVLESLIAEREAKRPEGSYTTYLFEKGIDKIAKKVGEEAAEVIIAAKNRSKEELRWEAADLLYHLLVLLREQRVSLDDVLSVLAERHR; this comes from the coding sequence ATGAATATTCAATTTAATGAACAAGGACTTGTGCCGGCGATCGTCCAAGATGCACACAGTAAAGAAGTGTTGACGTTAGCGTATATGAACGAGCAATCGTTGCAAAAGACGTTAGAAACGAAAGAAACATGGTTTTATAGCCGCTCGCGGCAACAGTTATGGCATAAAGGAGAAACGTCTGGAAACGTACAAAAAGTTGTTGATGTTCGTTATGACTGTGATGCGGATGCCCTTCTTATACTCGTTGAGCCGAAAGGACCGGCATGCCACACAGGGGAATACTCTTGTTTTCATCATCGGTTAAACGATGAAAAGCCAGTTGCTACGCCGAATCGTTTCGCGATTTTAAATGTGTTAGAGTCGCTTATTGCGGAACGTGAGGCAAAACGTCCTGAAGGGTCGTATACAACATATTTATTTGAAAAGGGAATTGATAAGATCGCAAAAAAAGTTGGGGAGGAAGCGGCAGAAGTCATTATTGCAGCTAAAAACCGCTCAAAAGAAGAACTACGATGGGAAGCGGCAGATTTATTATATCATTTACTCGTTTTGTTGCGTGAACAGCGTGTGTCGCTCGATGATGTGCTTTCCGTATTAGCGGAGCGTCATCGGTAA
- the hisF gene encoding imidazole glycerol phosphate synthase subunit HisF, translating to MITKRIIPCLDVKDGRVVKGVQFVSLRDAGDPVELARVYDEQGADELVFLDISASHEGRKTMVHVVQRVAAQLAIPFTVGGGISTLEDMKTILRAGADKVSVNTAALLRPELITEGANFFGSQCIVVAIDAKYDETMQSWRVYTHGGRRPTNWEVVAWAKEAVKRGAGEILLTSMDRDGGKDGFDLALTKRVSEAVSVPVIASGGAGCAQHFVDVFQTAQADAALAASIFHYKETSVQQVKQYVREQGVNVR from the coding sequence ATGATTACAAAACGCATTATTCCTTGTTTAGACGTGAAAGATGGTCGTGTTGTCAAGGGGGTGCAATTTGTTTCGTTGCGCGATGCGGGTGATCCGGTTGAGCTCGCGCGTGTGTATGATGAACAAGGAGCTGACGAGCTTGTTTTTTTAGATATTTCAGCATCACATGAAGGACGAAAAACAATGGTACACGTCGTTCAGCGTGTCGCTGCACAGCTAGCCATTCCGTTTACGGTCGGGGGCGGAATTAGCACATTAGAAGATATGAAAACGATTTTGCGTGCGGGAGCGGACAAAGTGTCGGTTAATACGGCTGCGTTATTACGCCCAGAGTTGATTACAGAAGGAGCGAATTTTTTTGGTTCGCAATGTATCGTCGTGGCGATTGATGCTAAATATGATGAAACGATGCAATCGTGGCGCGTGTATACGCATGGCGGTCGCCGTCCAACGAATTGGGAAGTTGTTGCATGGGCGAAAGAGGCTGTCAAACGTGGAGCAGGAGAAATTTTATTAACGAGTATGGATCGTGACGGTGGAAAAGACGGTTTTGATTTGGCGTTGACGAAACGAGTAAGTGAAGCTGTTTCTGTTCCTGTTATTGCATCAGGAGGGGCTGGGTGCGCCCAACATTTTGTTGATGTGTTTCAAACCGCTCAAGCAGATGCCGCATTAGCCGCCTCGATTTTTCATTATAAAGAAACGTCCGTCCAGCAAGTGAAACAGTACGTGCGTGAACAGGGGGTAAACGTCCGATGA
- the hisA gene encoding 1-(5-phosphoribosyl)-5-[(5-phosphoribosylamino)methylideneamino]imidazole-4-carboxamide isomerase, giving the protein MFTIYPAIDMRDGKCVRLAQGDYNKETVYGHSPVEMARSFVSQGATWIHMVDLDGAKEGRRVNDAFVVEVAQTLAVNVQIGGGIRTEEDVAYYLEQGVSRVILGSAAISNPSFVKAMLRAYGERIVIGIDAKNGFVATEGWTHTSTIEAVELGRQLADAGAETFIFTDIATDGMLSGPNIEAVVRLAQATNKRVIASGGIRSLDDLHALKQFENEGVAGAIVGKALYTGQFTVAEALKAVEQ; this is encoded by the coding sequence ATGTTTACGATTTATCCAGCCATCGACATGCGCGACGGAAAATGTGTTCGTCTCGCGCAAGGAGACTATAACAAAGAAACGGTATATGGACATTCGCCAGTCGAAATGGCGCGCTCGTTTGTTTCACAAGGGGCGACATGGATTCATATGGTCGATTTAGACGGGGCGAAAGAAGGAAGACGGGTGAATGATGCATTCGTCGTCGAAGTGGCACAAACGCTTGCGGTGAACGTTCAAATTGGCGGTGGTATTCGTACAGAAGAAGACGTGGCATATTACCTCGAACAAGGTGTATCGCGTGTCATTTTAGGAAGTGCTGCGATTTCGAATCCTTCGTTTGTGAAAGCGATGCTTCGCGCGTATGGTGAACGCATTGTCATCGGTATTGATGCAAAAAACGGATTTGTTGCGACAGAAGGATGGACACATACGTCGACGATCGAAGCGGTTGAACTCGGGAGACAGCTTGCGGACGCTGGAGCAGAAACGTTTATTTTTACCGATATTGCGACAGACGGGATGTTATCCGGTCCAAATATTGAGGCGGTTGTTCGCCTAGCTCAGGCGACGAACAAACGTGTTATTGCTTCTGGCGGCATTCGCTCGCTCGATGATTTACACGCCTTAAAGCAATTCGAAAATGAAGGAGTGGCTGGAGCGATTGTTGGTAAAGCGTTATATACAGGGCAGTTTACTGTTGCTGAAGCGTTAAAGGCGGTGGAACAATGA
- the hisH gene encoding imidazole glycerol phosphate synthase subunit HisH: MIGIIDYGMGNLYSVSKALERLNVPYIVESDQNKLSQADGFILPGVGSFKDAMHMLTETKLDSFIHEQVAAGKPLLGICLGMQLLFEESEENGLTVGLKLLPGRVVRFTGMTKEGKRYKVPHMGWNGLAFHQSSPLFDGVERGHVYFVHSYYVQTDDRTVVLASAQYDVEVPAIVGRGKIFGTQFHPEKSGALGMRLLQNYARLVERERN; this comes from the coding sequence ATGATCGGCATTATTGATTATGGCATGGGCAATTTATATAGCGTCAGCAAAGCGTTAGAACGGTTAAACGTGCCATATATTGTTGAAAGCGATCAAAACAAGTTGAGTCAAGCAGATGGTTTCATTTTGCCTGGTGTTGGCTCATTTAAAGATGCGATGCACATGTTAACGGAAACGAAGCTGGACTCGTTTATCCACGAACAAGTTGCAGCAGGAAAGCCGCTTCTTGGCATTTGTTTAGGCATGCAGTTGTTGTTTGAAGAAAGCGAAGAAAACGGTTTGACGGTTGGGCTAAAGTTGCTCCCAGGTCGTGTGGTTCGCTTTACGGGCATGACAAAAGAAGGAAAACGATATAAAGTGCCGCATATGGGATGGAACGGGCTTGCTTTCCATCAGTCCTCTCCGCTTTTTGATGGCGTTGAACGAGGGCATGTATATTTTGTTCATTCGTATTATGTACAAACAGATGATCGAACCGTTGTGCTAGCAAGTGCGCAATATGATGTAGAAGTTCCTGCGATCGTTGGACGCGGGAAGATATTCGGGACACAGTTTCATCCGGAGAAGAGTGGGGCACTCGGCATGCGTCTATTGCAAAATTATGCAAGGCTTGTAGAAAGGGAGAGAAACTAA
- the hisB gene encoding imidazoleglycerol-phosphate dehydratase HisB: protein MMRTATIQRATSETQIELTFAVDGEGKAELETGVPFLTHMLDLFTKHGHFNLFVQAKGDTHIDDHHTTEDIGICLGQAIRQALGDKKGIRRYGNAFVPMDDALAQVVIDVSNRPHLEFRGEFPSQKVGTFDVELVHEFLWKLALEARMNVHVIVHYGRNTHHMIEAVFKALARALDEATMIDPRVKSVPSTKGML, encoded by the coding sequence ATAATGCGAACAGCGACCATTCAACGAGCGACAAGTGAAACACAAATTGAGCTTACGTTTGCGGTGGACGGAGAAGGAAAAGCGGAGTTGGAAACGGGTGTGCCGTTTTTAACACATATGCTTGATTTATTCACCAAGCATGGGCATTTTAATTTGTTCGTCCAAGCCAAAGGGGATACACATATTGACGACCATCATACGACAGAAGATATCGGCATTTGTTTAGGACAAGCAATTCGCCAGGCGCTTGGTGATAAAAAAGGAATTAGACGATACGGAAATGCATTCGTTCCGATGGATGATGCGCTTGCGCAAGTCGTCATCGATGTGAGCAATCGCCCGCATCTTGAGTTTCGTGGGGAGTTTCCGAGCCAAAAAGTAGGAACGTTTGATGTCGAGCTCGTACATGAATTTTTATGGAAATTAGCATTAGAAGCGCGAATGAATGTGCATGTCATCGTTCATTATGGGCGCAATACACATCATATGATTGAGGCGGTGTTTAAAGCACTTGCGCGTGCACTTGATGAGGCAACAATGATCGATCCACGCGTCAAATCTGTACCGTCAACGAAGGGAATGTTGTAA
- the hisD gene encoding histidinol dehydrogenase produces the protein MKIERVQGTVSLRRTIESGTEEQRQAVKRIIDDVRNNGDGALKKYTEMFDGISLDAFAVTQEEIEEAYWLVDENMVHIIREAAQNIREYHERQRETSWFMTRDDGTILGQKVTPLDAVGLYVPGGTAAYPSSVLMNVIPAQVAGVKRIVIVSPPNERGTLPAAVLVAACELGVQEIYKVGGAQAIAALAYGTETIEPVDKIFGPGNIYVALAKREVFGQVDIDMIAGPSEIVVLADETAKPNEIAADLLSQAEHDERAVSILVTPSLQLALKVEEEVEKQLATLPRKEIAQKAINEYGAIYVTDTMKQAIDVVNELAPEHLEIMTAEPFEMLSAIRHAGAVFLGSYSSEPVGDYFAGTNHVLPTNGTARFSSGLTVEAFMKKSSIIFYSEQAWQQHAAKIAAFARLEGLEAHARAVEERLKRGGK, from the coding sequence ATGAAAATTGAACGTGTACAAGGAACCGTATCGCTTCGGCGGACGATCGAAAGTGGAACGGAAGAGCAAAGACAAGCAGTCAAACGGATTATTGATGATGTGCGAAACAACGGAGATGGCGCATTAAAAAAATATACGGAAATGTTTGATGGCATTTCACTTGATGCGTTTGCCGTCACCCAAGAAGAAATTGAAGAAGCATATTGGCTAGTTGATGAGAACATGGTTCATATCATTCGCGAAGCGGCGCAAAACATTCGAGAATATCACGAACGTCAACGTGAGACATCATGGTTTATGACGCGTGACGATGGAACGATTCTCGGGCAAAAAGTAACACCGCTTGATGCAGTCGGTTTATATGTGCCGGGCGGAACAGCCGCTTATCCGTCATCGGTGCTGATGAATGTCATTCCTGCACAAGTGGCTGGAGTGAAACGCATCGTCATCGTTTCTCCGCCAAATGAGCGAGGTACGTTGCCAGCGGCTGTCCTTGTTGCAGCATGTGAGCTTGGCGTGCAAGAAATATATAAAGTGGGCGGGGCTCAGGCGATCGCTGCATTAGCATATGGGACGGAGACGATCGAGCCGGTCGATAAAATTTTTGGACCTGGAAACATTTACGTCGCACTTGCCAAAAGGGAAGTGTTCGGTCAAGTGGACATTGATATGATAGCGGGGCCGAGTGAAATTGTCGTTCTAGCCGATGAAACAGCAAAGCCGAATGAAATTGCTGCCGATTTATTATCGCAAGCAGAACATGATGAACGAGCGGTTAGTATATTAGTGACACCGTCTTTACAACTTGCTTTAAAAGTAGAGGAAGAGGTGGAAAAACAGCTTGCTACCCTTCCAAGAAAAGAAATTGCCCAAAAAGCGATCAATGAATATGGCGCCATTTATGTAACGGATACGATGAAACAAGCCATTGATGTCGTGAACGAATTAGCGCCAGAACATTTAGAAATTATGACAGCGGAACCGTTTGAAATGTTAAGCGCCATTCGACATGCCGGTGCGGTTTTTCTAGGATCTTACAGTTCTGAACCAGTGGGGGATTATTTTGCAGGAACGAATCATGTGTTGCCGACAAATGGGACCGCCCGTTTTTCGTCTGGGCTAACAGTTGAAGCATTTATGAAAAAATCAAGCATCATTTTTTATAGCGAGCAAGCTTGGCAACAACATGCGGCAAAAATTGCGGCGTTTGCACGACTAGAAGGGCTTGAAGCACATGCACGAGCAGTAGAGGAACGGTTGAAAAGGGGAGGAAAATAA
- the hisG gene encoding ATP phosphoribosyltransferase: protein MLTVAMPKGRIFSEALALLKQAGYEIPDDLEHSRKLMIDVPSEQLRFILAKPMDVVTYVEHGVADVGIAGKDVLLEEERDVYEMLDLHISPCYLAVAGLPNTRVHPIAPRVATKYPNIASTYFREQGEQVEIIKLNGSVELAPLIGLAERIVDIVSTGRTLKENGLVELERIVDVTSRFIVNPVSYRMQDRAIEQMVDRLTYAIEKAGENDEN, encoded by the coding sequence ATGCTGACGGTTGCGATGCCAAAAGGACGTATTTTTTCAGAAGCGCTTGCTTTGTTAAAACAAGCGGGTTATGAAATTCCTGATGACTTGGAACATTCTCGAAAACTAATGATTGACGTACCGAGTGAACAGTTGCGTTTTATTTTAGCAAAGCCGATGGATGTTGTCACATATGTCGAACATGGCGTTGCGGATGTCGGCATTGCAGGAAAAGATGTGCTCCTTGAAGAAGAGCGCGATGTGTATGAAATGTTAGATTTGCACATTAGCCCGTGTTATTTGGCGGTGGCGGGACTTCCGAATACGCGTGTTCATCCGATCGCACCGAGGGTGGCGACAAAATATCCAAATATCGCCTCGACGTATTTTCGCGAGCAAGGGGAACAAGTGGAAATTATTAAACTAAATGGGTCTGTTGAATTAGCACCGCTTATCGGCTTAGCGGAACGAATTGTCGACATTGTTTCGACAGGGCGAACGTTAAAAGAAAATGGGCTTGTTGAGCTCGAACGAATTGTTGATGTGACATCGCGCTTTATTGTAAATCCGGTTAGTTATCGCATGCAAGATCGAGCGATTGAACAAATGGTTGATCGTTTAACATACGCGATCGAGAAAGCGGGGGAAAATGATGAAAATTGA
- a CDS encoding ATP phosphoribosyltransferase regulatory subunit, which yields MRVFMFEKPLGMRDTLPDVYKTKRALREAMMAEIETWGYSFIETPTLEYDETVGAASAILDQQLFKLLDREGHTLVLRPDMTAPIVRLAASKLYKEGCPLRLAYAANVFRAQQREGGRPAEFEQVGVEYIGDGTMYADAEVISLMIFALKRAGLRDFTVTIGHIGYVDALFFDILRHEQRVETLRRFLYEKNYVGYREHVKSLPLSSIDRDRLLRLLTLRGGEEAVAEAKAFAMTEEEHRALDELKQLCEHVKQYGVADMVKLDMSLVSHMSYYTGVLFEVYAENVGFLLGNGGRYDELLAKFHRPSPATGFSVRLDRLMEAVGEQQRREKTTCIIFSQERFAEAYVKAEEMRRKGEKVVLQQVAGIQDMDQFTASFDDVVYVLGKRGKDER from the coding sequence ATGAGAGTATTTATGTTTGAAAAGCCGCTCGGCATGCGGGATACGCTGCCAGATGTATATAAAACAAAACGTGCATTGCGGGAAGCAATGATGGCAGAAATCGAAACATGGGGATATTCGTTTATTGAAACACCGACGTTAGAATATGACGAAACGGTTGGTGCCGCATCGGCGATTTTAGATCAGCAGCTATTTAAGTTGCTTGATCGGGAAGGACATACGCTCGTGTTGCGCCCAGATATGACCGCGCCCATTGTGCGTTTAGCGGCATCAAAATTATATAAAGAAGGGTGTCCGCTTCGTTTAGCGTATGCAGCAAATGTGTTTCGTGCTCAGCAGCGTGAAGGCGGGAGGCCGGCAGAGTTTGAGCAAGTTGGAGTGGAATATATTGGCGACGGTACGATGTATGCTGATGCAGAAGTGATCAGTTTAATGATTTTTGCTTTAAAGCGAGCAGGATTGCGCGACTTTACGGTGACAATCGGGCATATTGGTTATGTGGATGCGTTGTTTTTTGATATTTTGCGCCACGAACAACGGGTAGAAACGTTGCGTCGCTTTTTATATGAAAAAAATTATGTCGGTTATCGCGAACACGTCAAATCGTTGCCGCTTTCTTCGATTGACCGCGACCGTCTTTTACGTCTTTTAACGTTGCGCGGCGGCGAGGAAGCCGTGGCAGAAGCAAAAGCATTCGCGATGACAGAAGAAGAACATCGCGCCCTCGATGAGCTAAAGCAGTTATGCGAGCATGTGAAACAATATGGCGTTGCCGATATGGTGAAACTCGATATGAGCTTAGTGAGCCATATGAGCTATTACACGGGTGTGCTTTTTGAGGTGTATGCAGAAAACGTCGGGTTTTTACTCGGCAACGGCGGTCGATACGATGAATTGCTCGCTAAATTTCATCGTCCATCGCCTGCGACGGGATTTAGCGTCCGTTTAGATCGTTTAATGGAGGCGGTTGGTGAGCAACAACGTAGAGAAAAGACGACGTGCATTATTTTTAGCCAAGAACGATTTGCGGAGGCGTATGTAAAAGCGGAGGAAATGAGACGAAAAGGGGAAAAAGTCGTATTGCAACAAGTGGCAGGTATTCAGGATATGGATCAATTTACTGCATCATTTGACGATGTAGTGTACGTATTAGGGAAACGCGGAAAGGATGAACGATGA
- a CDS encoding acyltransferase produces the protein MRKTERHVVEGTNSLWQVYRTVSFWKVLKNVIVILIGRYTPFFPLKNWLYRTFLRMDIGEHTALAFMVMPDILFPEKIHIGNNTIIGYNTTILAHEYLVNEYRLGDVIIGNEVMIGANTTILPGVTIGDRAVVSAGTLVHRDVPAGAFVGGNPMQIIRLSER, from the coding sequence TTGAGAAAAACCGAACGCCATGTTGTTGAAGGAACGAACTCCTTATGGCAAGTATATCGAACCGTTTCGTTTTGGAAAGTATTGAAAAATGTCATCGTCATTTTGATCGGGCGCTATACGCCATTTTTCCCGCTGAAAAATTGGCTATATCGTACGTTTTTACGTATGGACATTGGTGAGCATACAGCGCTCGCGTTTATGGTAATGCCAGATATTTTGTTTCCGGAAAAAATTCACATCGGTAACAACACGATTATTGGCTACAATACGACGATTTTAGCGCATGAATATTTAGTAAATGAGTATCGGCTTGGAGATGTCATTATCGGCAATGAAGTAATGATCGGAGCAAATACAACGATTTTGCCGGGGGTGACGATCGGGGATCGTGCTGTTGTTTCCGCAGGCACGCTCGTGCATCGTGATGTACCAGCTGGTGCATTTGTCGGCGGCAATCCGATGCAAATCATTCGTCTTAGCGAACGCTAA
- the ppaX gene encoding pyrophosphatase PpaX, with the protein MNINTILFDLDGTLINTNDLIIESFLHTLNHYYPNQYTREDVLAFIGPPLRDTFEAIDPNRVDEMIETYRAFNHAHHDALVKEYETVYDTVQTLHEKGFKLGIVTTKIRHTVNMGLKLTKLDSFFQCIITLDDVEHAKPHPEPIEKALACLQAKPEETLMVGDNHHDILAGKHAGTKTAGVAWTIKGREHLAKYEPDFMLEKMSDLLSILGVTPH; encoded by the coding sequence ATGAATATTAACACGATTTTATTTGACTTAGACGGAACGCTCATTAATACGAACGATTTAATTATTGAATCATTTTTACATACGCTCAATCATTATTATCCAAATCAATATACGCGCGAGGATGTGCTCGCCTTTATTGGCCCGCCGCTACGGGATACGTTTGAAGCCATCGATCCAAATCGGGTCGACGAGATGATTGAAACGTATCGGGCGTTTAACCATGCGCATCATGATGCATTAGTGAAAGAATATGAAACGGTGTATGACACTGTACAAACGCTACATGAAAAAGGTTTTAAACTCGGCATTGTGACAACGAAAATTCGCCATACTGTCAATATGGGATTGAAGTTAACAAAGTTAGATTCGTTTTTCCAATGCATTATTACGCTCGATGACGTCGAACATGCAAAACCGCACCCTGAGCCGATTGAAAAGGCGCTCGCTTGTTTACAGGCAAAACCGGAAGAAACGTTAATGGTCGGCGATAACCATCATGACATTTTAGCGGGGAAACACGCGGGAACAAAAACAGCAGGCGTTGCTTGGACGATTAAAGGGCGCGAACATTTAGCGAAATACGAACCTGATTTTATGCTTGAAAAAATGAGCGATTTGTTAAGCATTTTAGGGGTGACGCCGCATTGA
- a CDS encoding nucleoside recognition domain-containing protein, with the protein MLQRGLFVGLKTTWTLGKVIFPITVIVTLLQYSPVLPWVTNVLTPMMRWIGLPGDAAVVLVLGNFLNLYAGIGAMLTMDLTVKEVFILAVMLSFSHNMLVESAVAAQVGVRVWWTVAVRVGLAFSAAWLIHVLWDGGEQMAKYGFMPQSSTTPHTWGEIVWTGIEKAIYGIGQLALIIIPLMIAIQVLKELKWLDTFSKWLSPFTRMLGIRENASLTMAAGLLFGLAYGAGVMIQAVKEDGVSKKDLTLTFLFLVACHAVVEDTLLFVPLGIPVWPLLVIRLTTAILLTATLSFIWNRMEQRKRKEATYEY; encoded by the coding sequence GTGCTTCAAAGGGGTTTGTTTGTTGGGTTAAAAACGACATGGACGCTCGGAAAAGTTATTTTTCCGATTACGGTTATTGTGACGCTTTTACAATATTCTCCCGTTTTGCCATGGGTGACAAATGTGTTAACGCCGATGATGCGATGGATCGGTTTACCGGGAGATGCTGCGGTCGTTTTAGTGCTCGGCAACTTTCTAAATTTATATGCCGGTATTGGTGCGATGTTGACGATGGACTTGACGGTGAAAGAAGTGTTTATTTTAGCGGTCATGTTGTCGTTTTCACACAATATGCTTGTTGAATCTGCGGTTGCTGCACAAGTAGGTGTTCGCGTTTGGTGGACGGTTGCGGTTCGTGTCGGGCTAGCGTTTAGTGCTGCTTGGCTTATTCATGTGTTATGGGATGGCGGAGAACAAATGGCGAAGTACGGCTTTATGCCGCAATCTTCGACAACGCCGCATACGTGGGGAGAAATCGTTTGGACAGGGATCGAAAAGGCGATATATGGTATCGGGCAGTTAGCGCTCATTATTATTCCGCTTATGATCGCTATTCAAGTGTTAAAAGAATTAAAGTGGCTTGATACGTTTTCGAAGTGGTTATCGCCATTTACACGAATGCTTGGCATTCGTGAAAACGCCTCGCTTACGATGGCAGCAGGCTTATTGTTCGGTCTTGCTTACGGGGCTGGTGTTATGATTCAAGCGGTGAAAGAAGACGGGGTGTCTAAAAAAGATTTAACGTTGACGTTTTTATTTTTAGTGGCGTGCCATGCGGTAGTAGAAGATACGTTATTGTTCGTGCCGCTTGGAATTCCTGTATGGCCGCTTTTAGTCATTCGGCTAACAACGGCAATTTTGCTTACAGCTACGTTAAGTTTTATTTGGAATCGAATGGAACAACGAAAAAGAAAGGAAGCGACGTATGAATATTAA